From a region of the uncultured Desulfatiglans sp. genome:
- a CDS encoding conserved exported hypothetical protein (Evidence 4 : Unknown function but conserved in other organisms): protein MRTVFVLLMIMLMVCFGFNQLMAETDSDETAVSAAEKWLSIIDAGGYSDSWNQASAYFRGAVTQQNWTALLEGVRKPLGKLVNRNILNAQESRSLPGAPDARYMVMFFKAAFAQKESAVETVTFVLDDGKWKAAGYFIR, encoded by the coding sequence ATGAGAACCGTATTTGTTTTGCTGATGATCATGCTGATGGTCTGCTTCGGGTTTAATCAACTAATGGCCGAAACGGATTCGGATGAGACTGCAGTTTCTGCAGCTGAGAAATGGTTATCCATCATCGATGCCGGAGGCTATTCGGATAGTTGGAACCAAGCGTCCGCTTATTTCAGAGGAGCGGTGACTCAGCAGAACTGGACGGCGTTATTGGAAGGAGTACGTAAACCGCTGGGCAAGCTTGTCAACCGCAATATATTAAACGCCCAAGAATCTCGCTCTCTTCCCGGAGCGCCGGACGCTCGCTACATGGTCATGTTTTTCAAGGCAGCATTCGCTCAAAAGGAATCGGCGGTTGAGACGGTGACATTTGTGCTCGATGATGGAAAATGGAAGGCAGCGGGGTACTTTATCAGGTAG
- a CDS encoding Addiction module toxin, Txe/YoeB family, with the protein MSRRLVFTKYAKQDAKRLARSALKSQAERILSVLREDPYQTPPAYEKLIGDLSGACSRRINIQHRLVYQILDDDKTVKVIRMWTRCE; encoded by the coding sequence GTGAGCCGGCGGCTGGTTTTTACCAAGTATGCGAAGCAGGATGCAAAGAGGCTGGCGCGATCCGCATTGAAGTCTCAGGCGGAACGGATCCTCAGCGTCCTTAGAGAAGATCCCTACCAGACACCGCCAGCGTATGAGAAACTCATCGGCGATCTTTCCGGCGCATGCTCGCGCCGCATCAATATTCAACACCGTTTGGTCTACCAAATCCTCGACGACGATAAGACCGTGAAGGTCATCCGAATGTGGACACGTTGCGAGTAA
- a CDS encoding 4Fe-4S iron-sulfur binding protein (Ferredoxin), whose amino-acid sequence MNKKINTLYFSATGTTEKIVMGIAGKIAGNYGGKVTVSHIDFTLPDARKELFSFDKDDLVIAGIPVYAGRVPNVLLKFLNTISGNGATAVAVVLYGNRDYDDALIEFRDILESDGFKVIAGGAFIGEHSFSTTLGADRPDEQDMAVAADFAAKIYDKIETPGEKASVVVRGNRPYREYYRPKDQNGHFVNILKVTPKTNSDCIDCKLCAEVCPMGSIDSDDVSKIKGICIKCGACIKKCPVGAKYFDDENYLWHKHELEVQFGGTRREPEWFI is encoded by the coding sequence ATGAATAAAAAAATCAATACGCTGTATTTCAGCGCAACGGGCACAACCGAGAAAATTGTAATGGGCATTGCTGGAAAAATTGCGGGAAATTACGGCGGAAAAGTTACAGTCAGCCATATTGATTTTACGCTGCCGGATGCTCGAAAGGAACTTTTCTCCTTCGATAAGGATGATCTTGTTATTGCGGGCATTCCGGTTTACGCAGGACGTGTGCCTAATGTGTTGCTGAAATTCTTGAACACGATTTCCGGCAACGGGGCAACTGCAGTTGCCGTAGTTCTTTATGGAAACCGTGATTATGACGATGCATTGATAGAGTTCAGGGATATCCTGGAGTCGGACGGTTTCAAGGTGATCGCCGGTGGAGCATTTATCGGCGAGCATTCGTTTTCAACGACGCTCGGAGCCGACAGGCCCGATGAGCAGGATATGGCCGTGGCCGCCGATTTCGCGGCCAAGATCTATGATAAGATAGAGACACCGGGCGAAAAGGCTTCGGTTGTCGTAAGAGGGAACAGACCTTACAGAGAATATTACCGACCGAAAGATCAAAACGGCCATTTCGTGAATATCCTGAAGGTTACTCCCAAAACGAACAGCGACTGCATCGATTGTAAGCTCTGCGCCGAGGTTTGCCCCATGGGGTCCATCGATTCAGACGATGTTTCCAAAATAAAAGGCATTTGCATCAAGTGTGGCGCCTGTATTAAAAAGTGTCCTGTCGGGGCGAAGTATTTCGATGACGAAAATTATCTATGGCACAAACATGAACTGGAAGTCCAGTTTGGCGGTACACGGCGGGAGCCGGAATGGTTCATCTGA
- a CDS encoding Peptidase S8 and S53 subtilisin kexin sedolisin has protein sequence MNDKQACAPRVNRLLLKLQPSSPLKAAESRANLRPLYDTPQAKAAMLGFGAEPQWFLADLPEGAANPWDLAHQRVASELGISESDVVFIEPDMIHNIYRDTNERQAGQALAVGEKCESTPQDSGHGKAHVPGVFAWHLGDSYTQLAKAREAVVFSDPRTRIAHLDTGYYRAHCTTPSHVLTDLERNFVSGDADPHSAEDPDNRRLLLDNSGHGTGTISILAGGRASDYGDIALGGAPEAEILPLRIADSVVLLYTSAFAQALDYAVSQRCDVVTMSMGGLPSRAWREAVDKAYLSGLCLVAAAGNNVNGLPTRHIVYPAHYSRVLAVCGAMADCRPYTGLEGMELEGNYGPRSRMAAALSAHTPNIPWACYGCPSTVRLDGEGTSAATPQVAAAAATWFEKHKQDLPLDWRRVEAVRHALFKSAKVAGIDKDRMGQGILRAFDALGVKPVLGLEQSKSDSDSFAFLRVITGLGVIAAPPRERMFNLEIAQRWMLNPELQTIVPDPDAAGRIDDKAMIQFMEAVIEDPDTSQALRRHLIARYPVVARKPLPPTETAMPVTPVGGAFGPHPQPAIGDPPYRKIRVYGVDPSLSTRLETAGINEVALKVRWESLKKGPCGEYLAVHDRDDVGRIYEPVDLDDPRMLAQDGWAPSEGNPQFHQQMVYAVAMKTVEHFEHALGRPVLWRPRPNPEDPDDDAGFVGQLAVRPHALHQANAYYSPQEVALLFGYFEAAAGGSGEHVPGSRIYACLSHDIIAHETTHAVLDGMHRRFSEPTNPDVLALHEAFADIVALMQHFTIPEILNAEIRRTRGDLEAESMLGSLAIQFGRAMGGRGALRNAIGTMEGGVWKRSKPDPEELEKRLTPHARGAILVAAVFDAFLAIYKARIADLLRIYTGGTGVLPQGAIHPDLAGRLAEEAVKSAGHVLKMCIRALDYLPPVDVTFFEYLRALITADFDLVADDRYNYRVAFVEAFRRHGIYPVNLNAPSEDTLRTLSVDTLRWQGFDWSNLTEQSKALLKKYKEIIKDLKQFADKCLYIGDRRTLFDQTRRQRVVLHRQLQGIFEAAPDFALELGLDPALKRFEVHELRRALRIDSMGKPVPQVIVALTQSKRIKENRRNGTPEYRFRGGSTLIVDLSVPEVKYRIVKHIQSETRQTRTSGFVREAAADPLRALFLMAERGEPFAALHALADDLV, from the coding sequence ATGAACGACAAACAAGCGTGTGCACCGCGGGTCAACCGTTTGCTTTTGAAACTCCAGCCTTCTTCCCCTCTCAAGGCGGCCGAATCCAGGGCGAACCTGCGTCCGCTCTACGACACGCCCCAGGCAAAGGCGGCGATGCTCGGCTTCGGGGCCGAGCCGCAGTGGTTTCTTGCAGATCTGCCCGAAGGAGCCGCTAATCCCTGGGACCTGGCCCATCAGAGGGTCGCCAGCGAACTCGGTATTTCCGAATCGGATGTCGTCTTCATCGAGCCGGATATGATCCACAACATCTACCGGGATACGAACGAGCGTCAAGCGGGGCAGGCATTGGCGGTGGGCGAAAAATGCGAAAGCACCCCCCAGGATAGCGGCCATGGCAAGGCGCATGTGCCCGGGGTCTTTGCCTGGCACCTCGGTGATTCCTATACCCAATTGGCCAAGGCACGGGAGGCGGTGGTGTTTTCCGATCCGCGGACGCGCATCGCGCACCTGGATACGGGCTATTACCGCGCCCACTGCACCACCCCCAGCCATGTCCTGACGGATCTCGAGAGAAACTTCGTCAGCGGAGACGCCGATCCACACAGCGCCGAGGATCCTGACAACCGCCGTCTTCTCTTGGACAATTCCGGGCATGGCACCGGCACCATCAGCATCCTGGCGGGCGGCAGGGCCTCGGACTACGGGGATATCGCTCTCGGAGGCGCGCCGGAGGCGGAGATTCTGCCCTTGCGGATCGCCGACAGTGTGGTGCTCCTCTACACCAGCGCGTTTGCCCAGGCGCTGGATTACGCCGTTTCGCAGCGTTGCGATGTGGTGACCATGAGCATGGGCGGGCTGCCTTCGCGCGCCTGGCGCGAGGCGGTGGACAAGGCCTATCTGAGCGGGCTGTGCCTCGTGGCCGCCGCGGGCAACAATGTAAATGGACTGCCGACGCGGCACATCGTTTACCCGGCGCACTACAGCCGCGTTCTGGCTGTCTGCGGCGCGATGGCCGACTGCAGGCCCTACACCGGTCTGGAGGGGATGGAACTGGAAGGCAACTACGGCCCGAGGAGCAGGATGGCGGCGGCCCTGTCGGCCCACACGCCGAACATCCCCTGGGCCTGTTATGGATGCCCGTCAACCGTGCGCCTGGACGGCGAGGGCACTTCGGCGGCTACGCCCCAGGTGGCCGCCGCGGCGGCCACCTGGTTCGAAAAGCACAAACAGGATCTTCCCCTCGATTGGAGAAGAGTCGAGGCGGTGCGTCACGCCCTGTTCAAGAGCGCCAAAGTGGCAGGCATCGACAAGGACCGGATGGGGCAAGGCATTCTGCGGGCCTTTGACGCGCTCGGTGTGAAACCCGTTCTGGGGCTCGAGCAGTCCAAGTCTGACAGCGATTCTTTTGCCTTCCTGCGCGTTATCACCGGCCTCGGGGTGATCGCGGCGCCGCCGCGGGAGCGGATGTTCAACCTCGAGATTGCGCAGCGCTGGATGCTCAACCCGGAATTGCAGACGATCGTTCCCGATCCCGATGCGGCCGGGCGGATAGACGACAAGGCCATGATCCAGTTCATGGAGGCCGTCATCGAGGATCCGGACACGTCGCAGGCGCTACGGAGACACCTGATCGCGCGGTACCCGGTCGTTGCAAGAAAGCCGTTGCCTCCCACCGAAACGGCAATGCCTGTGACTCCGGTGGGCGGCGCCTTCGGACCCCATCCGCAGCCGGCCATCGGCGATCCGCCCTACCGCAAGATACGTGTCTACGGCGTGGATCCAAGCCTTTCGACGCGATTGGAGACGGCCGGCATCAACGAGGTGGCGCTCAAGGTACGCTGGGAGTCCTTGAAGAAGGGACCCTGCGGGGAATACCTCGCCGTGCACGACAGGGATGACGTCGGCAGGATCTATGAACCCGTCGATCTCGATGATCCCCGGATGCTTGCCCAGGACGGCTGGGCGCCATCGGAAGGCAATCCCCAGTTCCACCAGCAGATGGTCTATGCGGTCGCCATGAAAACCGTCGAACACTTCGAACATGCGCTGGGCAGACCGGTCCTCTGGCGGCCTCGGCCCAACCCCGAAGACCCCGACGACGACGCCGGTTTCGTCGGGCAATTGGCCGTTCGGCCCCATGCGCTGCACCAGGCAAATGCCTATTACAGCCCCCAGGAGGTGGCGCTCTTGTTCGGCTACTTCGAGGCTGCAGCCGGCGGTTCCGGCGAGCATGTGCCGGGAAGCCGCATCTATGCCTGTTTATCGCACGATATCATCGCCCATGAGACCACGCACGCGGTGCTCGACGGGATGCACCGGCGCTTCAGCGAACCGACCAACCCGGACGTGCTCGCTTTGCACGAGGCGTTTGCCGACATAGTCGCCCTCATGCAGCACTTTACCATCCCGGAGATCCTCAACGCCGAGATCCGGCGGACGCGCGGCGACCTGGAGGCCGAATCCATGCTCGGCAGTCTCGCCATCCAGTTCGGCCGGGCCATGGGCGGCCGCGGCGCCCTGCGCAATGCCATCGGCACCATGGAGGGTGGCGTCTGGAAGCGCTCCAAGCCCGATCCGGAGGAGCTCGAGAAGCGGTTGACGCCTCATGCGCGCGGGGCCATTCTGGTCGCCGCGGTTTTCGACGCTTTTCTCGCCATCTACAAGGCGCGCATCGCGGACCTGTTGCGCATCTACACGGGCGGCACGGGCGTTTTGCCCCAAGGCGCCATCCATCCGGATCTGGCGGGGAGGCTGGCCGAAGAGGCCGTGAAATCGGCCGGGCATGTCCTGAAAATGTGCATCCGCGCCCTCGACTACCTGCCGCCCGTGGACGTGACCTTTTTCGAGTACCTCCGCGCCCTCATCACGGCTGATTTCGATCTGGTCGCCGACGACCGGTACAACTATCGCGTCGCGTTTGTCGAGGCCTTCCGCCGTCACGGCATCTATCCGGTCAACCTCAACGCGCCTTCCGAGGACACCCTGCGCACGCTGTCGGTGGATACGCTGCGTTGGCAGGGATTCGACTGGTCGAATCTTACGGAGCAGTCCAAGGCCCTGTTGAAAAAGTACAAGGAGATCATCAAGGACCTGAAACAGTTCGCGGACAAATGCTTGTATATCGGAGACCGCCGCACGCTGTTCGACCAGACACGCAGGCAGCGCGTGGTGCTGCACAGGCAACTCCAGGGGATCTTCGAGGCGGCGCCGGATTTCGCCCTGGAGCTGGGGCTCGATCCGGCCCTGAAAAGATTCGAAGTGCATGAACTTCGGCGCGCTCTGCGCATCGACTCTATGGGAAAGCCCGTTCCCCAGGTCATCGTGGCCTTGACGCAGTCGAAGAGGATAAAGGAAAATCGAAGAAACGGCACGCCGGAATACCGCTTCCGCGGCGGCTCGACGCTGATCGTAGATCTGTCTGTCCCGGAGGTGAAATACCGCATTGTGAAACATATCCAAAGCGAAACCCGTCAAACCCGCACGTCGGGTTTTGTTCGGGAGGCTGCCGCCGATCCGCTGCGCGCCCTGTTCCTCATGGCTGAACGCGGGGAGCCGTTCGCCGCGCTGCATGCGCTGGCCGATGACTTGGTGTGA
- a CDS encoding hypothetical protein (Evidence 5 : Unknown function) produces the protein MPEWGLTDCGTWYSRRLRRSCGALYACTKKQVDTDFLIVFEFAGYSSWHLGSRTNLPEYLMRIQREEVFCSQPDMGSEHIDFYEEE, from the coding sequence GTGCCGGAATGGGGCCTGACGGATTGCGGAACGTGGTATTCACGTAGATTGCGCCGCTCATGCGGGGCGTTATATGCTTGCACAAAGAAACAAGTGGATACGGATTTTTTAATCGTATTTGAATTCGCGGGCTATTCATCATGGCACTTGGGTAGCCGGACCAATTTACCTGAGTATTTGATGAGAATCCAACGCGAAGAGGTATTTTGTTCCCAGCCAGATATGGGGAGTGAACACATCGACTTTTATGAGGAGGAGTAA
- a CDS encoding conserved hypothetical protein (Evidence 4 : Unknown function but conserved in other organisms), with the protein MEEIVKIDLNGYEKNPDGSWTAVKNSDIVTKSGGFIRIAPGMSFRKGVRIWGLDVVEVLDKMSAN; encoded by the coding sequence ATGGAAGAGATTGTCAAGATTGATTTAAATGGCTACGAAAAAAACCCGGATGGTTCCTGGACTGCAGTCAAAAATTCGGATATCGTCACGAAATCCGGCGGTTTTATCCGTATAGCTCCTGGTATGTCTTTTAGAAAAGGCGTCAGAATCTGGGGACTCGATGTTGTGGAAGTTCTAGATAAAATGAGTGCGAATTAG
- a CDS encoding Prevent-host-death family protein, translating to MTTLTASEARKRLYTLVDDVAESHEAVQIVGKRNTAILIGEEDWHAIQETLYLTSIHGMRESIRKGLNTPADECNEELDW from the coding sequence ATGACTACTTTGACGGCGTCGGAAGCAAGAAAGCGGCTGTATACTCTTGTCGACGATGTGGCCGAATCGCATGAGGCGGTCCAGATCGTGGGGAAGAGGAATACCGCCATCCTCATCGGGGAGGAGGATTGGCATGCGATTCAAGAGACCCTGTATCTTACCTCCATCCACGGTATGCGGGAGTCCATTCGCAAGGGGCTGAACACCCCCGCTGACGAATGCAATGAGGAACTCGACTGGTGA